TTAAAAATAACTGGCTATTTTAACATGAATAGCCAAATAAAAGGTTTTTGAAACAACTATTGACAACTTTTGAAACAACTATTGACAACATAACTAAATATGTTATATAATCACAATAAGGAGGACAAAATGGCAAAGTTAGTAACAGAAAAAGAAAGAGAAAACTTAAGAAAACAGCTTGTTGAAGCTATGAAAGAATTAAGAGCTAAAGGAATCAAATATGAACAAATGGCACTTGAAATTGGACTTTCCCTAGACAGCGTTCGTAGATTCTTGTACGACAGTAAACGTACACCTGCAGAAATCACCATTCGAAAAATTCAGAACTGGCTTAAAAAACGCAATGGAGAAAAGTTGAATGTTCTATAAAGAAATAGAACTCTCAAAAGATGTAATAGTCGATGAAAAATATTTGAGAGAACACCTGGGACTCAGTCAGAGTTTCATAAACAAGTACTCAAGACAGATGGGGGTTTTTAAGAGAAAACCAAGGATGTTCTTCCTTCAAAATGTTCTTGAGTTCCTACATAGTAGGGCAAAAGAGTCTCAAAGAAAGGTTTTAAGAGAACAACTTATTCAGTCGGCTAAGAAGTATGAAATCAACAAAATGTTAGAAGAAATACAGAGAAAGCACACAAAAACAAAAAAATAAATAAACATAGGAGGGGACTATGTTTACAGAGAGCGTAGTAGCATATGAGTTTGAAGCTTCTGAGGAAGTTGAAACCACTGAGGACTTATGGTTACAAATGCAAGAGTTTGTCGCTCACGATCAGGAAGTCCAGAGAATAATAAGAATTAAAAAACCTTACATAACAGGACTTACTCACGAAGACTTAAACGGTGAGGCTCTTGTCCTGGCAATAGAAGTCTATAGACAGTGCCACAGTATATTTAATTGCACCGAATGTAACGCAACAAATTGCAATATATTCAAAATCAACTACACAACTAAACTCAAAAATAAGCTATACAACCTCCAGAATATTCCTAAAAGAAACACAATGATAAGCTATGTGGAATGCACACATGATGAATGTGAATATCCTACACACTGTCGTAAAGATTGGAACAAGGAGTTAAATGATAACTCTCCAGTTGATATTCTCATAAGAGACGAAGAAGCTGAACAGGAAAACGAAATCTTAAGAATAAATACAGAAAAAATCCGCACCGTGCTACTCAAAATGAAAGATAAAGAGAGAAGAGTATGTGAGATGTACATAAGTGGAATGGATGTAAGGGAAATTGCAGAAAAATTCGGATACAAAAAAGTTCAAGGAATATACATGCTCCTTAAAAGAAGCCTTTACAAAGTAAAAAGGCTCAGTTAAAAACAATGCAAATAAGTTTACTTGAAAAGACAGACTCTGCGGGGCTTTCCCCCCACTTTAAGGCAAAAAGAAAATGCCCCATTTGTGGGGGGAAAGTTAAGTATGTCAATCAGTCAAAAACCATGTATTGTTCCAGTTGCAACTTTGTCGGAACGGAGATAGAAGCAATAAAAAAGATTGAAAAAGATATTACTGCTGAACCAATACTTTTTTTCTGCAATCCAAAGGCAAAAAGTTGTTGTCAGAAAGTTAGACACTATGGATATAGGTCTTACTTTATGGTTAGAGACCTAGTTGG
The nucleotide sequence above comes from Methanofastidiosum sp.. Encoded proteins:
- a CDS encoding sigma-70 family RNA polymerase sigma factor, coding for MFTESVVAYEFEASEEVETTEDLWLQMQEFVAHDQEVQRIIRIKKPYITGLTHEDLNGEALVLAIEVYRQCHSIFNCTECNATNCNIFKINYTTKLKNKLYNLQNIPKRNTMISYVECTHDECEYPTHCRKDWNKELNDNSPVDILIRDEEAEQENEILRINTEKIRTVLLKMKDKERRVCEMYISGMDVREIAEKFGYKKVQGIYMLLKRSLYKVKRLS